Proteins from one Chitinophaga oryzae genomic window:
- a CDS encoding glycosyltransferase family 4 protein gives MKVLVLYDYPAGPGGLATQGDLLYRGLKELGVDVQAVHYESNQEKEWYYRWFRPDVVTGVGYWGYVPHLVLHPQRFGCTAVPWLVADGYIANYQDVLNALPLLLVTSNWVKEMYVRDGISGRHIEVLPVGCDTDAFHPFPATDPKVAAVREALGIGEHELMILTIGGDAASKGAQEVMHALAQLNGRMPPWKYVCKVWPQERTDNQNEADIQLARELGIDRQVIYTQYKISRNFMPYLIGACDIYAAPSRLEGFGMTQVEAGACGKPVVSMRAMGMLDTLVHGETALLAGVAREVVLHEVVVGTESGYEGRRTVVFDRPRTVDYRADAADIAAHLSELLLNRDLRIQMGAAGRARVKQRFDYRVVARRFLEIIQEKLGIV, from the coding sequence ATGAAAGTACTCGTGTTATATGACTATCCGGCGGGCCCTGGCGGCCTGGCCACCCAGGGAGACCTGCTGTACCGGGGCCTGAAAGAACTCGGCGTCGATGTGCAGGCAGTACATTATGAATCCAACCAGGAAAAAGAATGGTATTACCGTTGGTTCAGGCCCGATGTGGTCACGGGCGTTGGGTATTGGGGATATGTTCCTCACCTGGTGCTGCATCCGCAGCGTTTCGGTTGTACGGCAGTGCCCTGGCTGGTAGCCGATGGTTACATCGCCAACTACCAGGACGTGCTCAACGCCCTGCCGCTGCTGCTGGTCACCTCCAACTGGGTAAAAGAAATGTATGTCCGCGATGGCATCAGCGGCAGACATATTGAAGTGCTGCCGGTAGGATGTGATACGGACGCGTTCCATCCTTTTCCGGCCACCGATCCTAAAGTGGCCGCTGTAAGAGAAGCGCTGGGCATCGGGGAGCACGAGCTGATGATCCTCACCATTGGCGGCGATGCGGCTTCAAAGGGCGCACAGGAGGTAATGCATGCGCTGGCACAGCTCAACGGCAGGATGCCGCCGTGGAAATATGTCTGCAAGGTATGGCCGCAGGAGCGGACAGACAATCAGAACGAAGCGGACATACAGCTGGCGCGTGAACTGGGAATTGACCGGCAGGTGATCTATACGCAATATAAAATTTCGCGCAACTTCATGCCGTACCTGATAGGGGCTTGCGATATCTACGCCGCACCTTCCCGGCTGGAGGGCTTCGGTATGACGCAGGTGGAAGCGGGCGCCTGTGGTAAACCTGTCGTCAGTATGCGCGCTATGGGTATGCTGGATACGCTGGTGCACGGAGAAACGGCCCTGCTGGCCGGAGTTGCCCGGGAGGTGGTATTACATGAGGTGGTGGTAGGCACGGAGTCCGGCTATGAAGGCAGGCGTACCGTGGTATTCGACAGGCCCCGTACCGTCGACTACCGGGCCGATGCGGCAGATATCGCTGCGCATCTCAGCGAGTTGCTGCTCAACAGGGACCTGCGGATACAGATGGGCGCCGCGGGAAGGGCCCGCGTGAAACAGCGCTTTGACTACCGGGTGGTGGCCCGTCGGTTTTTGGAGATTATACAGGAAAAACTGGGTATCGTATGA